One genomic window of Ignavibacteria bacterium includes the following:
- a CDS encoding S9 family peptidase — protein sequence MKKFFLIMFVALLAVQLLSAQINYPITKKVDQSDNYYGTIVEDPYRWLEDDNSEETKVWVEAQNKITFDYLEKIPFREKIKERLTKIWNYPKYSSPFKEGDNYYFFKNDGLQNQSVLYVQEDLNSEPRVFLDPNKFSEDGTVALSQLSFSNDAKYVVYGTASGGSDWNELFVMETATQKKLSDHIKWIKFSGASWYKDGFFYSRYDEPASGEVLTKKNEYHKVYYHEVGTYQSSDVLVYEVREKPKRNFYASVTEDERYLILYMSEGASGNNAFMVKDLSKEGSEFIPVVTDFVYRYSIIDNVDDKLLILTNHKSPRKKIILADPNNFSEENWIEIIPEQKEVLQWGTIIGGKLIVSYLKDASSRAYVYSLDGKFEYEIELPTLGTLGGFSGKKNETTAFYTFTSFTFPTVIYHFDVHSRKSALFRTSDIDFDFGDYETKQVYYSSKDGTRIPMFIVHKKGLKLDGNNPTLLYAYGGFNASMLPSFSVSRLIFLENGGVYAMANLRGGGEYGEEWHKAGMLLNKQNVFDDFIAAAEFLIKEKYTSNKKLAISGGSNGGLLIGAVMNQRPELFKVALPAVGVMDMLRYHKFTIGWAWAAEYGSSEDSVHFRNLYSYSPLHNLSAGLNYPATLVTTADHDDRVVPAHSFKYISTLQERYKGTNPVLIRIETRAGHGAGKPTAKQIDEQTDIWSFVFYNLNINP from the coding sequence ATGAAAAAGTTCTTTCTAATAATGTTTGTTGCATTGCTTGCAGTTCAACTTCTCAGTGCTCAAATTAATTACCCCATAACAAAAAAAGTTGATCAATCTGATAACTATTACGGAACTATTGTCGAAGATCCATACCGCTGGCTCGAAGATGATAATTCGGAGGAGACGAAAGTCTGGGTTGAAGCTCAAAACAAAATCACATTCGATTATCTTGAAAAAATTCCTTTCAGAGAAAAGATAAAAGAAAGGCTCACAAAAATTTGGAACTACCCAAAATATTCTTCGCCCTTCAAAGAAGGAGATAATTATTACTTCTTTAAAAATGACGGGCTGCAAAATCAAAGTGTCCTCTATGTTCAGGAGGATTTGAATTCTGAGCCGAGAGTATTTCTCGATCCAAATAAATTTTCTGAGGATGGGACAGTCGCATTATCTCAATTAAGTTTTTCAAACGATGCAAAGTATGTTGTTTATGGTACGGCATCAGGCGGTTCGGATTGGAATGAACTTTTTGTAATGGAGACTGCAACTCAGAAGAAATTATCTGATCATATCAAATGGATTAAATTCTCTGGTGCGTCATGGTACAAAGATGGCTTTTTCTACAGCCGCTATGATGAGCCCGCAAGCGGCGAAGTGCTTACAAAGAAAAATGAATATCACAAAGTCTATTATCATGAAGTTGGAACTTATCAAAGCAGCGATGTACTTGTTTATGAAGTTCGAGAAAAGCCCAAAAGAAATTTTTATGCATCTGTAACTGAGGATGAACGTTATCTAATTCTCTACATGTCCGAAGGAGCTTCGGGAAATAATGCTTTTATGGTGAAAGATCTTTCCAAGGAAGGAAGTGAATTCATTCCGGTTGTAACTGATTTTGTTTACAGGTACAGCATAATCGATAATGTCGATGATAAGCTCCTCATTCTAACTAATCACAAATCACCACGAAAGAAAATAATTTTAGCCGATCCAAATAATTTCTCTGAAGAAAATTGGATTGAAATTATTCCCGAACAAAAAGAAGTGCTTCAGTGGGGAACGATCATTGGGGGAAAATTAATTGTATCATATTTGAAAGATGCGAGCAGCCGAGCTTACGTTTATAGTCTAGATGGTAAATTCGAATATGAAATTGAGCTTCCAACTTTAGGAACACTTGGAGGATTCAGCGGGAAGAAAAATGAGACTACGGCATTTTATACTTTTACTTCGTTCACATTTCCCACGGTAATTTATCACTTTGATGTGCATTCAAGAAAATCGGCTCTATTCAGAACATCGGATATAGATTTTGATTTTGGAGATTACGAGACGAAACAAGTTTATTATTCGAGCAAAGACGGCACGAGAATACCCATGTTCATCGTTCATAAAAAAGGATTAAAGTTAGATGGAAATAATCCAACATTGCTTTATGCCTATGGCGGATTCAATGCGAGCATGCTTCCGTCGTTCAGTGTTTCGCGATTGATTTTTCTTGAAAATGGCGGAGTGTATGCAATGGCAAATCTTCGCGGCGGCGGTGAATATGGGGAAGAATGGCATAAAGCAGGAATGCTTTTGAACAAACAAAATGTCTTCGATGATTTTATTGCTGCGGCAGAATTTCTTATAAAAGAGAAATATACTTCAAATAAAAAACTTGCAATTTCTGGCGGTTCGAATGGCGGATTGCTAATTGGCGCTGTGATGAATCAAAGACCTGAATTATTTAAAGTTGCTCTTCCGGCAGTAGGAGTTATGGATATGCTTCGTTATCATAAATTTACAATCGGCTGGGCGTGGGCTGCTGAATATGGTTCGAGCGAGGATTCGGTTCATTTTAGAAATCTTTATTCTTATTCTCCTCTTCATAATTTAAGTGCCGGATTGAATTATCCTGCAACACTTGTAACTACTGCCGATCATGATGACAGAGTTGTGCCTGCACATTCATTCAAATATATTTCCACCCTACAGGAAAGATATAAAGGAACAAATCCCGTCCTTATTCGAATTGAAACTCGAGCTGGACATGGAGCAGGCAAACCGACTGCAAAACAAATTGATGAACAAACGGATATTTGGTCCTTTGTTTTTTACAATCTAAATATTAATCCCTAA
- the glgA gene encoding glycogen synthase GlgA: protein MKIAFVTTEAVPFAKAGGLADVAGSLPKALQMLNCDVKVFMPKYPTIDEWRFELHYCWEIGELPIRVGGVTYSVHVFKGFLPNSKVEIYFIDCPHYFNRQLIYTSDKDEDERFILFSKAVIENCQRLRWTPDVFHCNDWPTGLLPIYIKDNYNWDMMFRRSAIVFTIHNIEYQGIFQPNVLSKAELQPNLFYAGGPLEFHGNVSLLKAGIVYADIINTVSETYAREILTHEYGAGLEKILNTRKNDFFGVLNGADYDTWDPETDKHIPFNFTKRKLSPKQKNKKSLLTQLHLPFDKNIPLIGLISRLANQKGFDIFADASKELMKLDAQWVILGAGEPRYENLIRSMTYAFPNKVASYLGFNNELAHLIEAGADMFLMPSRYEPCGLNQIYSLKYGTVPIVRKTGGLADTVQDWHEFEYLGFETGTGFAFNEYTSNAIIATVQRALEVFKDQKTWKKIQKNGMKRDFSWDASAKKYYDLYKMAIDKRKEIQN from the coding sequence ATGAAAATAGCATTCGTTACTACTGAAGCAGTTCCATTCGCAAAAGCAGGCGGATTAGCAGACGTTGCCGGCTCGCTTCCAAAAGCATTACAAATGCTCAATTGCGATGTGAAAGTATTCATGCCGAAGTATCCAACAATTGATGAATGGAGGTTTGAACTACATTATTGCTGGGAAATTGGCGAGTTGCCGATTCGGGTTGGTGGAGTCACTTACTCCGTTCATGTCTTCAAAGGATTTTTGCCTAATTCTAAAGTTGAGATTTATTTTATTGATTGTCCGCATTATTTCAATCGACAGTTAATTTACACTAGCGATAAAGACGAAGATGAGCGGTTCATTCTTTTCTCAAAAGCAGTAATTGAAAATTGCCAGCGGTTAAGATGGACTCCGGATGTTTTTCACTGCAACGATTGGCCAACCGGACTTCTCCCAATTTATATAAAAGATAATTACAATTGGGATATGATGTTCCGCCGCTCTGCAATCGTTTTCACTATCCACAATATCGAGTACCAAGGAATTTTTCAGCCGAATGTTTTGAGCAAAGCAGAACTTCAGCCAAATCTTTTCTATGCAGGAGGACCACTTGAATTTCATGGTAACGTTAGTCTCCTAAAAGCTGGTATAGTGTATGCGGACATTATTAATACTGTCAGTGAAACGTATGCCCGTGAGATATTGACTCATGAATATGGAGCCGGGCTGGAAAAAATTCTGAATACAAGAAAAAATGACTTCTTTGGAGTGTTGAACGGCGCAGATTATGATACTTGGGATCCTGAAACAGATAAGCACATTCCATTCAATTTCACAAAAAGAAAACTCTCTCCGAAACAGAAAAACAAAAAATCTTTACTCACTCAGCTTCATTTGCCTTTTGATAAAAATATTCCGCTGATAGGTCTGATCTCGCGATTAGCAAATCAAAAAGGATTTGACATTTTTGCCGATGCATCAAAAGAATTGATGAAACTGGATGCCCAGTGGGTAATTCTCGGTGCGGGAGAACCTCGTTATGAAAATCTTATCCGAAGCATGACTTATGCCTTTCCAAATAAAGTCGCAAGCTATCTAGGTTTTAATAATGAACTTGCACATTTGATAGAGGCCGGCGCTGATATGTTTTTAATGCCTTCAAGATACGAACCTTGTGGATTGAATCAAATTTACAGCTTAAAGTACGGGACGGTCCCAATCGTCAGAAAAACCGGCGGTTTGGCTGATACGGTGCAAGATTGGCATGAGTTTGAATATCTCGGTTTTGAGACTGGGACGGGTTTCGCTTTCAACGAGTATACAAGCAATGCCATTATCGCAACTGTCCAGAGAGCACTTGAAGTTTTCAAAGACCAAAAAACCTGGAAAAAGATCCAAAAAAATGGAATGAAAAGAGATTTCTCCTGGGATGCATCCGCTAAAAAGTATTACGATTTATATAAAATGGCAATTGATAAAAGAAAAGAAATTCAAAATTAA
- a CDS encoding TetR/AcrR family transcriptional regulator produces MKNNPRKELIIKSARERFARYGFKKTSMNDIAGDLRMGKATLYHYYKTKEEVFNAVIKFELNEFSKELLQLEKNKDQTLNEKLIEYLHIRQKTFDDGSNLTQIQIDAVGLMHLLDEKSPYFSLIESEEKFLFNLLKDHFKKEKYLEEETKPLAQMIARFARGLILMSKVDSKKPANEISIENEWKVFVDKIILGI; encoded by the coding sequence TTGAAAAATAATCCACGAAAAGAATTAATAATAAAGTCCGCGAGGGAGAGGTTTGCAAGATACGGATTCAAAAAAACTTCGATGAATGATATTGCTGGCGATTTAAGAATGGGCAAAGCGACCCTCTATCATTATTACAAAACCAAAGAAGAAGTGTTCAATGCTGTGATCAAGTTTGAATTGAATGAGTTTTCAAAAGAACTTTTACAGCTTGAGAAGAACAAAGATCAAACTTTAAACGAAAAACTTATCGAATATTTGCATATTCGTCAAAAAACTTTTGATGACGGAAGCAACTTGACTCAAATTCAAATTGATGCCGTTGGATTGATGCACTTGCTTGATGAGAAGTCGCCTTATTTCAGTCTGATCGAATCAGAAGAAAAATTTCTATTCAATTTGTTAAAAGATCACTTTAAAAAGGAAAAGTACTTAGAAGAAGAAACTAAACCTCTTGCCCAAATGATAGCGCGGTTTGCACGCGGATTAATTTTAATGTCGAAAGTCGATTCAAAGAAACCAGCAAATGAAATTTCAATCGAGAATGAGTGGAAAGTGTTTGTTGATAAAATAATTCTTGGGATTTAA
- a CDS encoding class I SAM-dependent methyltransferase: MKSDSIQESILFSLDGKNPEVFPFLPYLLQDFWELGGSPSSIINLIKKNSIHTKFPKLKVLDLGCGKGAVSIQIAKKLNTEILGIDAIPEFIGEANRKAREFQVEKFVSFQVGDIRECVYTCFDFHLILLCSIGPVLGDICKTLEKLSESLVPNGYVIIEDGLIPNESDFVHPAYTKESDYYEKIHSSNFVIVDKEEFPPSKMKGENDAMYALIENRTKELKLKYPHKADLFDSYLENQRDENYYLEHKIKCVTFLFQKKD, encoded by the coding sequence ATGAAATCTGATTCAATTCAAGAAAGCATTTTATTTTCGCTTGATGGAAAAAATCCTGAAGTTTTTCCGTTCTTACCATATTTGCTTCAGGATTTTTGGGAACTTGGCGGATCGCCATCATCAATCATTAATTTAATCAAGAAGAACTCTATTCACACAAAATTTCCTAAGCTCAAAGTGTTGGACTTGGGCTGCGGAAAAGGAGCCGTTTCTATTCAAATTGCAAAAAAGTTAAATACGGAGATTCTCGGAATTGATGCTATTCCAGAATTTATTGGTGAAGCAAATCGCAAAGCAAGAGAGTTTCAAGTCGAGAAATTTGTAAGCTTTCAAGTTGGAGATATTCGCGAATGTGTTTACACTTGCTTTGATTTTCACCTAATTCTGCTTTGTTCGATTGGCCCTGTGCTCGGTGATATTTGCAAGACTTTAGAAAAACTTTCTGAAAGTTTAGTACCGAACGGTTATGTGATTATTGAAGATGGACTTATCCCTAATGAAAGCGATTTCGTTCATCCGGCATATACGAAAGAAAGTGATTATTACGAGAAAATTCATTCAAGTAATTTTGTGATTGTCGATAAGGAAGAGTTCCCTCCAAGCAAAATGAAAGGCGAAAATGATGCAATGTACGCCTTAATTGAAAATCGTACTAAAGAACTCAAGCTTAAGTATCCGCATAAAGCAGATCTGTTTGACAGCTATCTCGAAAATCAGCGAGATGAAAATTATTACTTAGAACATAAAATAAAATGTGTAACGTTTTTATTTCAAAAAAAGGATTG
- the larB gene encoding nickel pincer cofactor biosynthesis protein LarB, with product MPDQKTKRILEKLIEKKLSIDEAEKSLNETRSSISTSFANIDIEREHRTFIPEIIYCENKSLEQIIELAKKIYSKKKLVIGTRCHIKHFKELKKIFPKGVYSNEGRSFRIGKPFPKIKKYKIGLITAGTTDIAACEEAGLVLKSLGADIERIYDVGVAGIHRLFSKDNKIKECDILIVAAGMEGALPSVVSGLYHQPLIAIPTSIGYGTAMNGFTALFAMLTSCSPGVTVVNINNGVGAAAAAFKILKLLETKSS from the coding sequence ATGCCTGATCAAAAAACAAAAAGAATACTAGAAAAGTTGATCGAGAAAAAACTCTCTATTGACGAAGCTGAAAAATCACTAAATGAAACCCGCTCTTCGATTTCGACCTCCTTCGCGAATATTGATATTGAACGCGAGCACAGAACATTTATTCCTGAAATTATTTACTGCGAGAATAAATCTCTTGAACAAATTATAGAGCTTGCAAAAAAAATCTATTCAAAGAAAAAATTAGTAATTGGCACTCGCTGCCATATAAAACACTTCAAAGAATTAAAGAAAATTTTTCCGAAGGGAGTTTATTCCAACGAGGGGCGTTCATTCAGGATTGGAAAACCATTTCCAAAAATCAAAAAATACAAAATCGGATTAATCACTGCAGGTACAACTGACATAGCAGCATGTGAAGAAGCCGGATTGGTGCTGAAAAGTTTGGGCGCAGACATTGAAAGAATCTATGATGTTGGAGTAGCTGGAATTCATAGACTCTTTTCGAAAGATAATAAAATTAAAGAGTGCGATATTTTGATTGTTGCTGCCGGAATGGAGGGAGCTTTACCGAGTGTTGTTTCTGGTTTATATCATCAGCCATTAATCGCAATTCCAACAAGCATTGGTTATGGAACTGCAATGAATGGATTTACGGCATTATTTGCAATGCTTACAAGCTGCTCGCCCGGAGTTACAGTCGTGAATATTAATAATGGAGTTGGCGCGGCTGCTGCTGCGTTTAAGATTTTGAAATTGCTTGAGACTAAATCCAGCTGA
- the larE gene encoding ATP-dependent sacrificial sulfur transferase LarE: MNNKIELLENTIRNYGRVIIGFSAGVDSTLIAFAANKVLGKEALIVLARTETIINEDVELARSLAEKYKFNYEEIEYNELEIENYAANPINRCYYCKSELYNRLLAIAEKRNIPFVLDGANADDLGDYRPGRIAAEENKIRSPLIECGFTKQDVRDAAEFYGIPNHDKPSAPCLSSRIPYGTFIDAKSLSMIAQAEKFIRNFGFKNVRVRHYDNSAKIEVDNFDVERLKSFYDEIEDEFKNIGYENIEIDDEGFKSGKLNHAIKEQIENA; encoded by the coding sequence ATGAACAATAAAATTGAACTACTTGAAAATACGATTCGAAATTATGGCCGAGTTATTATTGGATTCTCGGCAGGCGTGGATTCCACTCTGATTGCGTTTGCTGCAAATAAAGTTCTTGGCAAGGAAGCATTAATCGTTCTTGCTCGCACAGAAACTATTATCAACGAAGACGTTGAACTTGCACGTAGTTTAGCAGAGAAATATAAATTCAATTATGAAGAAATCGAATACAATGAATTAGAAATCGAAAATTATGCTGCTAACCCGATAAACCGATGCTACTACTGCAAATCGGAATTATATAATCGTTTGCTCGCTATTGCCGAGAAACGAAATATTCCTTTTGTGCTAGATGGAGCAAATGCTGATGATCTTGGCGATTATCGACCGGGAAGAATAGCAGCGGAAGAGAATAAAATTCGTTCTCCATTAATAGAGTGTGGATTCACAAAACAAGATGTAAGAGATGCAGCTGAATTTTATGGGATTCCAAATCACGATAAGCCATCGGCTCCGTGTTTATCATCACGAATCCCCTATGGGACTTTCATCGATGCCAAGTCGCTTAGCATGATTGCACAAGCTGAAAAGTTTATTCGAAATTTTGGATTTAAAAACGTCCGTGTTCGGCATTATGATAATTCAGCAAAAATTGAAGTTGACAACTTCGATGTTGAAAGACTAAAATCATTCTACGATGAGATTGAAGATGAATTTAAAAACATCGGCTATGAAAATATTGAAATTGATGACGAAGGATTTAAATCCGGAAAACTGAACCATGCAATAAAAGAACAAATCGAAAATGCCTGA
- a CDS encoding sodium:solute symporter family protein, translating into MNNIHSIGTGIDWIVMAVYFIAIMLFGSYFGRYNRTTTDFFFGGRRFAWWLIAMSIVATGVGSHSFIKYSAKGFEHGISSTMAYMNDWFFVPFFMFGWLPILVYTKIRSIPEYFEKRFSPSARFLATLLLLLYMVGYVGIGFLTMGKAILPLLPPSFDFGIFQFDVTLMGLIIVIAFITGAYITFGGQTAVIFTDLLQGFILIFAGMFVFLLGIDYVGGFQVFWSVLPTEWKLPLAKFNTPPDFNFVGIFWQDGVAGSIGFLFMNMGLVMRFMSTKSVDEGRKAAAFNILFMLPLSAIVVGNAGWIGKAISITSPDVVSPNTHPDQIFVVVANVIAQPGVFGFIMAALTAALMSTVDTLINAIAAIYINDIHRPVKKWLKKQSSSFKKEDKRELFAARIASIVFTSVGVLAVIPFSQFPTVYEAHGYFHSTLTPPLVVAIFFGVLWKRFTPAAVITTFIAGVAMMMLGAYYPNPLIAIFDHGTPMDPKHPYIYIGALYNTFVCVAIGVVVAFTTKQQRRLIKKLRDKKNDRGIMVVVTFIIAIIFSAIIFNAASLAVLLILSLTLIALVALASTYYIKYDENEKTEGLTIWSIEKAKEFFKGGKVNEKEGKVIKVQWKIKDDEDDDTVNCSKSDMKKMSAEVGDLVYLCDARKIFGGLKSIHSVYGKPHDEDGVVYITKDQKKTGIFVKGKKLTAEKEM; encoded by the coding sequence ATGAATAACATTCACAGCATTGGAACTGGAATAGATTGGATTGTAATGGCAGTTTATTTTATTGCCATTATGTTGTTCGGAAGTTATTTCGGACGTTACAATCGTACTACAACCGATTTCTTTTTTGGCGGGAGAAGATTTGCTTGGTGGCTTATTGCGATGTCAATTGTAGCAACAGGTGTCGGCAGCCATAGCTTTATAAAATATTCAGCAAAGGGATTCGAACACGGTATCTCTTCGACAATGGCGTATATGAATGATTGGTTCTTCGTTCCATTCTTCATGTTTGGCTGGCTTCCGATTTTAGTCTATACAAAAATCAGATCTATCCCGGAATATTTTGAAAAACGTTTCAGTCCATCCGCAAGATTTTTAGCGACACTTCTGCTGCTACTTTACATGGTCGGATACGTCGGAATTGGATTTCTAACAATGGGCAAAGCGATTCTTCCGCTTCTTCCACCGAGTTTTGATTTTGGAATTTTTCAATTCGATGTTACATTGATGGGACTGATCATCGTTATCGCATTTATTACAGGCGCCTACATAACATTCGGCGGTCAAACTGCAGTTATCTTCACTGATCTTCTCCAAGGTTTCATTCTGATTTTTGCAGGTATGTTCGTTTTTCTTTTGGGCATAGACTATGTCGGTGGATTTCAAGTTTTCTGGAGTGTTCTCCCAACCGAATGGAAATTACCACTTGCAAAGTTTAACACGCCACCAGATTTTAATTTCGTCGGAATCTTTTGGCAGGATGGAGTTGCTGGCTCCATTGGATTTTTATTTATGAACATGGGGCTAGTGATGCGTTTCATGTCAACAAAAAGCGTTGACGAGGGACGAAAAGCCGCTGCATTTAATATACTTTTTATGCTTCCGCTCTCTGCGATAGTTGTCGGAAATGCCGGCTGGATTGGTAAAGCAATTTCGATTACAAGCCCTGATGTTGTAAGCCCGAACACTCATCCTGATCAAATTTTTGTTGTAGTTGCAAATGTTATCGCTCAGCCTGGAGTGTTTGGATTTATAATGGCAGCGCTAACTGCAGCTTTAATGTCAACGGTCGATACTTTGATAAATGCAATTGCGGCTATCTATATAAATGATATTCATCGCCCTGTAAAGAAATGGTTGAAAAAGCAGTCTTCATCCTTTAAGAAGGAAGACAAACGAGAATTGTTTGCCGCAAGAATTGCCTCGATAGTGTTTACTTCTGTTGGTGTATTGGCTGTAATTCCTTTTAGTCAATTCCCTACGGTCTATGAAGCTCATGGATACTTTCATTCAACTCTTACACCGCCGCTTGTTGTAGCAATATTTTTCGGAGTTCTTTGGAAAAGATTCACACCTGCGGCAGTGATCACAACATTTATTGCAGGCGTTGCAATGATGATGCTTGGTGCATATTATCCAAATCCGTTGATCGCAATCTTTGATCATGGTACACCGATGGATCCAAAGCATCCCTATATCTATATTGGAGCGTTATATAATACTTTCGTGTGTGTGGCAATTGGAGTTGTGGTTGCTTTTACTACAAAGCAACAAAGACGATTAATAAAGAAATTACGCGATAAGAAAAACGACCGCGGAATAATGGTCGTTGTTACGTTTATTATCGCAATTATCTTCAGTGCAATAATTTTTAATGCCGCCAGTTTAGCTGTTCTGTTAATCTTAAGTCTGACTTTAATTGCATTAGTCGCTCTTGCATCGACTTATTATATAAAATATGATGAAAACGAAAAGACGGAAGGATTAACTATTTGGTCAATTGAAAAAGCTAAAGAATTCTTCAAGGGGGGAAAGGTAAATGAGAAGGAAGGAAAGGTCATTAAAGTCCAATGGAAAATTAAAGATGATGAAGATGATGATACGGTCAATTGTTCAAAGAGCGATATGAAAAAAATGTCCGCAGAAGTCGGCGACCTAGTTTATTTGTGCGATGCAAGAAAGATTTTCGGCGGGCTCAAATCCATTCACTCTGTATATGGCAAACCACATGATGAAGATGGGGTTGTTTATATAACTAAGGATCAGAAAAAAACTGGTATATTCGTGAAGGGTAAAAAGCTTACTGCTGAGAAAGAGATGTAG
- a CDS encoding methyltransferase domain-containing protein: MGKENSPGKEMWDERFSSEEYVYGKEPNQFLKSTYENNPAHFQNPILLLGDGEGRNGVYLASEQFDVTSLDFSEKALAKVRLLAEENNVTLKTILSNINEYEFKNDFWGTTISIYFHLDSFSRKKLHQNVKSSLKSNGIFLLEAYSPRQLQFESGGPKNIDLLYTVEELKNDFNDFEIIQLDEVETILNEGILHQGKASVVRFLGRKK; this comes from the coding sequence ATGGGTAAAGAAAATTCACCGGGAAAAGAAATGTGGGATGAGAGATTTTCTTCCGAAGAATATGTTTACGGAAAGGAGCCAAATCAATTTTTAAAGTCAACCTATGAGAATAATCCAGCTCACTTTCAAAATCCAATACTACTCTTAGGAGACGGCGAGGGAAGAAATGGAGTTTATCTTGCATCAGAACAGTTCGATGTAACCTCACTCGATTTTTCCGAGAAAGCTCTTGCAAAAGTAAGACTACTAGCTGAGGAAAATAATGTCACACTAAAAACGATTTTAAGCAACATAAATGAATACGAATTCAAAAACGATTTCTGGGGAACGACTATATCGATTTATTTTCATCTTGATTCTTTCAGCCGAAAAAAACTTCATCAAAATGTAAAATCCTCTTTGAAATCGAATGGAATTTTCCTGCTTGAAGCTTACTCGCCACGTCAGCTTCAATTTGAAAGCGGCGGTCCTAAAAATATCGATTTACTCTACACGGTTGAAGAATTAAAAAACGACTTTAATGATTTTGAAATTATTCAATTGGACGAGGTGGAGACGATTCTGAACGAAGGAATACTTCATCAAGGTAAAGCTTCGGTCGTTAGGTTTCTTGGAAGAAAAAAGTAG
- a CDS encoding FAD-dependent thymidylate synthase, with amino-acid sequence MPRVIVSAAEEILEKEYKCLNHGFVRLIDYMGSDESIVQAARVSYGKGTKTIREDRTLIRYLMRHHHTTPFEMVELKFHVKLPIFVARQWIRHRTANVNEYSGRYSIMPEEFYLPEKKDIKPQSTTNRQGRSEEEIPLEIRQKVLNLLMEEQKSSFNGYNEMLESNVSRELARINLPLSLYTQWYWKIDLHNLFHFLRLRIDDHAQYEIRVYAKAMGEMVNRVAPLAWEAFEDYIFNSITLSKTELTALKEFFPEEIPNQKLEQLDLSSYEIAELAEKLKKIRKL; translated from the coding sequence ATGCCAAGAGTTATTGTTTCGGCAGCGGAAGAAATTTTAGAAAAAGAATATAAATGTCTTAACCATGGTTTTGTTCGTTTAATAGATTACATGGGAAGCGATGAATCGATAGTCCAAGCTGCAAGAGTTAGTTACGGTAAAGGAACTAAGACTATCCGCGAAGATAGAACTTTAATTCGATACTTGATGCGGCATCATCATACAACTCCTTTCGAAATGGTAGAATTAAAATTTCATGTGAAGCTTCCGATATTCGTTGCAAGACAATGGATACGCCACCGTACTGCAAATGTTAATGAATATTCCGGCCGATACTCAATTATGCCGGAAGAATTTTATTTACCGGAAAAAAAAGACATCAAACCGCAGAGCACAACTAATCGTCAAGGGAGAAGTGAAGAAGAAATCCCATTGGAAATTCGTCAGAAGGTTTTGAATTTACTTATGGAAGAACAAAAATCTTCCTTTAATGGATACAATGAAATGCTCGAAAGCAACGTCTCGCGTGAGCTTGCACGTATAAATCTGCCGCTCTCGCTTTATACTCAGTGGTACTGGAAAATTGATCTCCATAATCTTTTCCACTTCCTAAGACTTCGAATAGACGATCATGCTCAATATGAAATCAGAGTCTATGCTAAAGCTATGGGTGAGATGGTGAATAGAGTGGCGCCTTTAGCTTGGGAAGCTTTTGAGGATTACATTTTTAACTCCATCACTTTGTCAAAAACAGAACTGACGGCACTGAAAGAATTTTTCCCAGAAGAAATTCCTAATCAGAAATTAGAACAACTTGATCTTTCCAGCTACGAAATTGCTGAACTTGCTGAAAAACTTAAAAAGATTCGAAAACTCTAA